One segment of Triticum aestivum cultivar Chinese Spring chromosome 2A, IWGSC CS RefSeq v2.1, whole genome shotgun sequence DNA contains the following:
- the LOC123188939 gene encoding LOB domain-containing protein 40, protein MRLSCNGCRVLRKGCSEDCSIRPCLQWIKSPEAQANATVFLAKFYGRAGLMNLINAGTDDSLRPGIFRSLLYEACGRIVNPIYGSVGLLWSNNWQMCQAAVEAVLSGKPIVQVSSEDAAADRTPPLKAYDIRHVSTSPAADGRLHKVAKPGRTRFKRASSASSHHNPSSDSNNKPKPKPQPQTRAPTAEEELDRQHRKEMEEGASQRAPSHESSDSRHEDPVEPHCQQEASADTEAEAGSHVSQAEQEQEQSTEPAAEHAEEVEKEEDEELALELTLGFAPVAVRPAGFHLSVRTAAEPAFVGLRFL, encoded by the coding sequence ATGCGGCTTAGCTGCAACGGCTGCCGCGTGCTGCGGAAGGGCTGCAGCGAGGACTGCAGCATCCGCCCCTGCCTGCAGTGGATCAAGAGCCCCGAGGCGCAGGCCAACGCCACCGTCTTCCTCGCCAAGTTCTACGGCCGCGCGGGGCTCATGAACCTCATCAACGCCGGCACGGACGACAGCCTCCGCCCCGGCATCTTCCGCTCGCTCCTCTACGAGGCCTGCGGCCGGATCGTCAACCCCATATACGGCTCCGTCGGCCTGCTCTGGTCCAACAACTGGCAGATGTGCCAGGCCGCCGTCGAGGCCGTCCTCAGCGGCAAGCCCATCGTCCAGGTCTCCTCCGAGGATGCCGCCGCCGACCGGACACCGCCGCTCAAGGCGTACGACATCCGCCACGTCTCCACCTCGCCAGCCGCCGACGGGAGGCTCCACAAGGTCGCCAAGCCGGGTCGCACCCGCTTCAAGCgcgcgtcctccgcctcgtcccaCCACAACCCGTCCAGCGACTCCAACAACAAGCCCAAGCCCAAGCCGCAGCCTCAGACGCGGGCGCCCACGGCGGAGGAGGAGCTGGATCGTCAACACCGCAAGGAGATGGAGGAGGGCGCGTCCCAGCGTGCTCCGAGCCACGAATCCTCCGACAGCCGACACGAGGACCCCGTGGAGCCACACTGCCAGCAAGAGGCGTCCGCAGACACGGAGGCCGAGGCGGGGTCGCACGTCAGCCAGgcggagcaggagcaggagcagagCACAGAGCCGGCCGCAGAGCACGCGGAGGAGGTCGAaaaggaggaggacgaagaactaGCGCTCGAGCTTACGCTTGGATTCGCTCCCGTCGCAGTACGGCCGGCCGGATTTCACCTGAGCGTCCGGACCGCGGCGGAGCCGGCTTTCGTCGGGCTCCGGTTCCTCTAA